One window of the Quadrisphaera setariae genome contains the following:
- a CDS encoding cache domain-containing protein translates to MSTPPTTPSAAPETGELLHRTGEQLGGAIDAAFDAVEAVRERTAEVLASSGRAATRSSLTALHPLFRSVLAPRPNPLEGVGVAVGPGVLADTDRWMEWWRRGPSGEPAFATHVLDPSALGYYDYQARPWFRAPLDSGRQVAVGPYLDAGGCDVYTTTLTVPLVVAPGAELVVGGDLDMAWLEAAFLEQVGRRRPAVALLAANDRVVVSNTALLTSGSRVPPQLKDAVEVEVPVPSRVPGRSSWRLVALGQR, encoded by the coding sequence ATGAGCACACCACCGACGACACCGTCGGCCGCGCCCGAGACCGGCGAGCTGCTGCACCGGACCGGCGAGCAGCTGGGAGGCGCCATCGACGCGGCCTTCGACGCCGTGGAGGCCGTCCGCGAGCGCACGGCGGAGGTGCTCGCCAGCAGCGGCCGCGCCGCCACGAGGTCGTCGCTGACGGCGCTGCACCCGCTCTTCCGCAGCGTGCTCGCCCCGCGCCCCAACCCCCTGGAGGGCGTCGGCGTGGCCGTCGGTCCGGGGGTGCTCGCCGACACCGACCGCTGGATGGAGTGGTGGCGCCGGGGACCGTCGGGCGAGCCCGCGTTCGCCACGCACGTGCTCGACCCCAGCGCCCTGGGCTACTACGACTACCAGGCCCGCCCCTGGTTCCGGGCCCCGCTCGACTCCGGCCGGCAGGTGGCGGTGGGTCCCTACCTCGACGCCGGCGGCTGCGACGTCTACACGACCACGCTGACCGTCCCGCTGGTGGTGGCGCCGGGCGCGGAGCTGGTCGTGGGCGGCGACCTGGACATGGCCTGGCTGGAGGCTGCGTTCCTCGAGCAGGTGGGCCGGCGCCGGCCGGCGGTGGCGCTGCTGGCCGCCAACGACCGCGTGGTCGTCTCCAACACCGCGCTGCTGACCTCCGGCAGCCGGGTGCCCCCGCAGCTCAAGGACGCTGTCGAGGTCGAGGTGCCGGTGCCCTCGCGGGTGCCCGGCCGTTCGTCCTGGCGCCTGGTCGCCCTGGGGCAGCGGTGA
- a CDS encoding aldehyde dehydrogenase family protein produces the protein MPDLFIDGRWRSSSDGGQRDVIDPATGRAFTSVDEATADDAAAAVAVARRAFDEGTWPATPVDDRSKVLRRTAELLERDKEEIARTETLDTGKTLAESRIDVDDVAAVFRYYADEVLRDVDRTVDVGRDDVVSRVVHAPVGVCSLIAPWNYPLLQIAWKVAPALGAGNTTVLKPSEVTPLTTVHLIRLLAEAGVPDGAVNLVLGGGPVVGPALTEHDDVDLVSFTGGLATGQRILRAGAESVKRVTVELGGKNPHVVFADADLATAVDLVLTGAFLHSGQVCSAGTRLIVEESIADELVAGVVDRARRIRTGSGLDPASETGPLVSAAHREKVEAYVALGKAEGARLLTGGKRPEAEHLQDGFFYEPTVFDGCDRAMRLVQEETFGPILTVERFRTEAEAVALANDTAYGLAGGVQTADVERGERVAAALRHGTVWVNDFGPYVPQAEWGGWGRSGNGRELGPEGLAEYRQSKHVWRNTAPRPAGWFAG, from the coding sequence GTGCCCGACCTCTTCATCGACGGCCGCTGGCGCTCCTCCTCCGACGGCGGGCAGCGCGACGTCATCGACCCCGCCACCGGCCGGGCCTTCACCTCCGTCGACGAGGCCACCGCGGACGACGCCGCCGCAGCGGTCGCCGTGGCGCGGCGCGCCTTCGACGAGGGCACCTGGCCCGCCACCCCCGTGGACGACCGCTCGAAGGTGCTGCGCCGCACCGCGGAGCTGCTCGAGCGCGACAAGGAGGAGATCGCGCGCACCGAGACCCTCGACACCGGCAAGACGCTGGCGGAGAGCCGGATCGACGTCGACGACGTCGCGGCGGTGTTCCGCTACTACGCCGACGAGGTGCTCCGCGACGTCGACAGGACCGTCGACGTGGGCCGCGACGACGTCGTCAGCCGCGTCGTGCACGCCCCCGTCGGGGTGTGCTCGCTCATCGCGCCGTGGAACTACCCGCTGCTGCAGATCGCGTGGAAGGTGGCCCCCGCGCTCGGGGCCGGCAACACGACCGTGCTCAAGCCCAGCGAGGTCACCCCCCTCACCACCGTCCACCTGATCCGCCTGCTCGCGGAGGCGGGCGTGCCCGACGGGGCGGTCAACCTCGTGCTGGGCGGTGGCCCGGTGGTCGGCCCGGCGCTGACCGAGCACGACGACGTCGACCTGGTCTCCTTCACCGGCGGCCTGGCCACCGGCCAGCGCATCCTGCGAGCGGGGGCGGAGTCGGTCAAGCGGGTCACGGTGGAGCTGGGCGGCAAGAACCCGCACGTCGTCTTCGCCGACGCCGACCTCGCCACCGCCGTCGACCTCGTGCTCACCGGTGCCTTCCTGCACTCCGGGCAGGTCTGCTCTGCCGGCACCCGGCTCATCGTCGAGGAGTCGATCGCGGACGAGCTGGTGGCCGGCGTGGTCGACCGGGCCCGTCGGATCCGGACGGGCAGCGGTCTGGACCCGGCCAGCGAGACCGGACCGCTGGTCTCGGCGGCGCACCGCGAGAAGGTCGAGGCGTACGTAGCGCTCGGGAAGGCCGAGGGCGCGCGCCTGCTCACCGGCGGGAAGCGTCCCGAGGCCGAGCACCTGCAGGACGGCTTCTTCTACGAGCCGACCGTCTTCGACGGCTGCGACAGGGCGATGCGGCTGGTGCAGGAGGAGACCTTCGGCCCCATCCTCACTGTGGAGCGCTTCCGCACCGAGGCCGAGGCGGTCGCCCTGGCCAACGACACCGCGTACGGCCTGGCCGGCGGGGTGCAGACCGCCGACGTCGAGCGCGGCGAGCGCGTCGCCGCGGCGCTGCGCCACGGCACGGTGTGGGTCAACGACTTCGGGCCCTACGTGCCGCAGGCCGAGTGGGGCGGCTGGGGCCGCTCCGGCAACGGCCGCGAGCTCGGCCCCGAGGGCCTGGCCGAGTACCGCCAGAGCAAGCACGTCTGGCGCAACACCGCCCCGAGGCCCGCCGGCTGGTTCGCCGGCTGA
- a CDS encoding FadR/GntR family transcriptional regulator translates to MSSGLLVAAPLALVTALGDAGGSGGRAEQVAAQLETAITVGLVGAGTRLPPERDLAEQLGVTVLQLRQALAMLRDRGVITTRRGNGGGSFVTDTSAVSPDEVAARLRELSTEWLRDLGDLSGSITATSCRLAAERADDDDVDHLRELVAAFEVATSTKQLRLADSRLHIALAGAAQSLRLTTASVQLRGEIAPLLWHEVDGELPTAAVAEQHAALVAAIARGDAEQAHHLGQLHSEHEVRHVIEAHLAEVIARSG, encoded by the coding sequence GTGAGCAGCGGCCTGCTCGTCGCCGCTCCGCTGGCGCTGGTCACCGCCCTCGGCGATGCCGGCGGCTCCGGCGGCCGGGCGGAGCAGGTGGCCGCCCAGCTGGAGACCGCCATCACCGTCGGCCTGGTGGGGGCGGGCACGCGCCTCCCACCTGAGCGGGACCTCGCCGAGCAGCTCGGGGTCACGGTGCTCCAGCTGCGCCAGGCGCTGGCGATGCTCCGCGACCGGGGCGTCATCACCACCCGGCGCGGCAACGGCGGCGGCAGCTTCGTCACCGACACCTCCGCGGTCTCCCCCGACGAGGTGGCCGCCCGCCTGCGCGAGCTGAGCACCGAGTGGCTGCGCGACCTCGGGGACCTCTCCGGCAGCATCACCGCCACGAGCTGCCGGCTCGCGGCCGAACGGGCCGATGACGACGACGTCGACCACCTGCGGGAGCTGGTGGCGGCCTTCGAGGTGGCCACCAGCACCAAGCAACTGCGACTGGCCGACAGCCGCCTGCACATCGCCCTGGCCGGGGCCGCGCAGTCGCTGCGCCTCACCACAGCCAGCGTGCAGCTGCGCGGCGAGATCGCCCCGCTGCTGTGGCACGAGGTCGACGGCGAGCTGCCCACCGCCGCCGTCGCCGAGCAGCACGCCGCGCTCGTGGCGGCCATCGCCCGCGGTGATGCCGAGCAGGCGCACCACCTCGGGCAGCTGCACAGCGAGCACGAGGTGCGGCACGTCATCGAGGCCCACCTCGCCGAGGTCATCGCGCGCAGCGGCTGA
- the betA gene encoding choline dehydrogenase, protein MSKRYDYVIVGGGSAGCALANRLSADPSTSVLVLEAGRSDFSLDPLVHMPAALPFPIGNRFYDWKYSSEPEPYMDGRRVYHARGKVLGGSSSINGMIFQRGNPLDYERWASDPGMETWDYAHVLPYFKRMENCLAGADAWRGGSGPLELERGPANSPLFGAFFEAVQQAGHPLTDDVNGYRQEGFAPFDRNVRHGKRLSAARAYLHPVMDRKNLTVHTLSTVTGVRMQGARAVGVDYLRGGKLKRSVDAGEVVLCGGAFGTPQLLQLAGIGDASDLAALGIRSAVDLPGVGQNLQDHLEVYVQHACKQPVSLGPWLSKARAPRIGAEWLFFKSGVGASNHFEAGGFIRSNDRVDYPNLMFHFLPVAVRYDGSKPASVHGYQVHIGPMYSDVRGSLKIRSTDPLERPAIRFNYLSTENDRREWIEMVRAARTILEQPAFAAFSDGEISPGPSVETDQKILDWVAKDAETALHPSCTAKMGTGPDSVVDPLTMKVHGTEGLRVVDASAMPYVTNGNIYAPIMMMAEKAADLIAGNTPLPALHVPFYRHRDGMPLYPEGDPRNSTPTAQPHALEV, encoded by the coding sequence GTGAGCAAGCGCTACGACTACGTCATCGTCGGAGGGGGTTCGGCCGGCTGCGCGCTGGCCAACCGGCTCAGCGCCGACCCGTCCACCTCGGTGCTGGTGCTCGAGGCCGGCCGCAGCGACTTCTCGCTCGACCCGCTGGTGCACATGCCGGCGGCGCTGCCGTTCCCCATCGGCAACCGCTTCTACGACTGGAAGTACTCCTCCGAGCCGGAGCCCTACATGGACGGCCGTCGCGTCTACCACGCGCGGGGCAAGGTGCTCGGCGGGTCCAGCAGCATCAACGGGATGATCTTCCAGCGGGGCAACCCGCTCGACTACGAGCGGTGGGCCTCCGACCCCGGCATGGAGACCTGGGACTACGCCCACGTGCTCCCCTACTTCAAGCGCATGGAGAACTGCCTGGCCGGCGCGGACGCCTGGCGCGGCGGCTCCGGTCCGCTGGAGCTGGAGCGCGGGCCGGCGAACTCACCGCTGTTCGGCGCGTTCTTCGAGGCCGTGCAGCAGGCCGGGCACCCGCTCACCGACGACGTCAACGGCTACCGCCAGGAGGGCTTCGCGCCCTTCGACAGGAACGTGCGCCACGGCAAGCGCCTCAGCGCCGCCCGCGCCTACCTGCACCCGGTGATGGACCGCAAGAACCTCACCGTGCACACGCTGTCCACGGTGACCGGCGTCCGCATGCAGGGCGCCCGCGCGGTGGGCGTGGACTACCTGCGCGGCGGCAAGCTCAAGCGCAGCGTCGACGCCGGCGAGGTGGTCCTGTGCGGCGGGGCGTTCGGCACGCCCCAGCTGCTGCAGCTCGCGGGCATCGGTGACGCCTCCGACCTCGCCGCCCTCGGCATCCGCAGCGCCGTCGACCTGCCCGGCGTGGGCCAGAACCTCCAGGACCACCTGGAGGTGTACGTCCAGCACGCCTGCAAGCAGCCGGTCTCGCTGGGGCCGTGGCTCAGCAAGGCGCGGGCCCCGCGCATCGGTGCCGAGTGGCTCTTCTTCAAGAGCGGTGTGGGCGCCTCCAACCACTTCGAGGCGGGCGGCTTCATCCGCAGCAACGACCGCGTGGACTACCCCAACCTCATGTTCCACTTCCTGCCCGTCGCGGTGCGCTACGACGGGTCCAAGCCCGCATCGGTGCACGGGTACCAGGTGCACATCGGCCCCATGTACTCCGACGTCCGCGGCAGCCTGAAGATCAGGAGCACGGACCCGCTGGAGCGCCCGGCCATCCGGTTCAACTACCTGTCCACCGAGAACGACCGGCGCGAGTGGATCGAGATGGTGCGCGCCGCCCGCACCATCCTCGAGCAGCCGGCGTTCGCCGCCTTCAGCGACGGCGAGATCTCCCCCGGACCGTCGGTGGAGACCGACCAGAAGATCCTCGACTGGGTCGCCAAGGACGCCGAGACGGCGCTGCACCCCTCGTGCACCGCCAAGATGGGCACGGGCCCGGACAGCGTGGTCGACCCGCTGACCATGAAGGTGCACGGCACCGAGGGCCTGCGGGTGGTGGACGCCTCGGCGATGCCGTACGTCACCAACGGCAACATCTACGCGCCGATCATGATGATGGCCGAGAAGGCCGCCGACCTCATCGCCGGCAACACCCCGCTGCCCGCGCTCCACGTGCCGTTCTACCGCCACCGCGACGGCATGCCCCTGTACCCCGAGGGCGACCCGCGCAACAGCACCCCCACCGCCCAGCCCCACGCGCTGGAGGTCTGA